In Candidatus Paceibacterota bacterium, the DNA window ATCCGTGGAATGAATCCAATAAACGTGGACTTTGTTAAGGATAATGTCACAGATAATGTTGCTAAATTCCTACTTCAAAAAACTGCGAAACGCCCAATCGTCATTCCTGTTATTCTCTGTATCTAACAACAAAAATGAGTAATAAAAGTAGCACCCTTACAGCAATTTACTTAGCAACTTTTTTTTACGCGATTCACTATTCCCTCACGCTTTATATCGAATCTTCTTTTCTCTCTAATTTCATTCCAACAGAATCTGTTGGTCTAATTTTTACGGTCGCAGCCTTAGCCAGTATTATTGTACTTTTTAACCTGCCTCCTTTTCTAAGAAGATTCGGAAACTACAAACTCGCAGTAACCGCCACTATCACCGAAATAGTAGCCTTGTTTCTTATTTCAACAATAACAACACCTGGAATTATTGTTTTTTTCTTCGTTGTTCACCATGTATTTTTAAACATAATGTATTTTTCCCTAACCGTTTTTCTGGAATCATTTTCAGATGACGAAACAACTGGGAACTCTCGTGGTGTTTTCCTAACTATTGTAAGTACCGCAATTTTAATAGGACCTTTTGTTGCTGGAAACATTATGTCTAGTGCTTCATATCCAAAAATATATGCTCTATCTGGAATACTTATTTTGCCTATATTATTCATCATCGGGAAACATTTACGTAATTTTACGGACCATACGTATACTAGTATTTCATTCATTCAAACAATACTGACTATCCTTCGCGAGAAAAATCTTCGTAATGTTTTTGTGGTCCAATTTTTACTTCAGTTTTTTTACGGAGTAATGGTCATTTATACCCCTATTTATCTCCACACACAAATTGGTATCCCAATGT includes these proteins:
- a CDS encoding MFS transporter, which gives rise to MSNKSSTLTAIYLATFFYAIHYSLTLYIESSFLSNFIPTESVGLIFTVAALASIIVLFNLPPFLRRFGNYKLAVTATITEIVALFLISTITTPGIIVFFFVVHHVFLNIMYFSLTVFLESFSDDETTGNSRGVFLTIVSTAILIGPFVAGNIMSSASYPKIYALSGILILPILFIIGKHLRNFTDHTYTSISFIQTILTILREKNLRNVFVVQFLLQFFYGVMVIYTPIYLHTQIGIPMSQILGIVMPIALLPFIIFPYFLGNLADKKYGEKEMLFIGFLIITISTAALSFISSTIALVWAGALLLTRVGATFIETMAEVYFFKQIDASGAHIISFFRNMSSFSYLISPVIASAFLSVFDYRFIFLGLSIVMLIGLRYSFILKDTK